The following are encoded in a window of Phaseolus vulgaris cultivar G19833 chromosome 3, P. vulgaris v2.0, whole genome shotgun sequence genomic DNA:
- the LOC137808806 gene encoding uncharacterized protein produces the protein MCRVFPTTLKGAALSWFTRLPPLSIDCFDTLIEKFGAQFATSRPHHLTSIALVNIRQENGESLRMFMERFGRVALGIRNLSPEVTMHHMITALKPGPFADSLCKKPATSLDELRQRASKFMQMEELREFRNHVRIDGSERKQTEKESRPMVRRAREEFRSRRFQQYTPLNTNRARVLQEVMSTEIIPPPRKARTPENADRTKHCEYHKNHGHHTEECIGLKDRIEELVQAGQLKRFVQGGNVRLRMSPGRRVQGIEAGERRVERVEREKRIDKKDGRRSGRSEERNNRVYQNTQPMRRSRERSLGRPVRGFINTISGGFSGKESSSARKQHWRSIRTINHIFKKRTLPPMLFTDEDFQDIDPDHDDPMVITVEIAEYAIMKTLVDQGSSVDILFWDTFKRLHLKEEDIVPFREQIIGFSDERVSTKGYIDLMTTFGRGTKTKKIKIRYLVVDASTSYNVLLGRSSLNELGAIVSTPHLAMKFPTEKGEIATVYVNQRDARECYAIGLKMNLKEHTDTERMVAMADLDPRINDERLEPKEETTAVILGQDEKQCTYISGSLPEDLLHKLITLLRTNKDLFAWTPSDIPGIDLRIICHKFAEKRNRYLRNEESWGRKDDKQQ, from the coding sequence ATGTGCAGAGTGTTTCCTACGACTCTGAAGGGGGCAGCGCTGAGCTGGTTCACACGCCTCCCACCTTTGAGTATAGATTGTTTTGATACGCTGATAGAGAAGTTTGGCGCTCAGTTTGCAACTAGTCGTCCTCACCATTTAACATCAATTGCTTTGGTAAACATAAGACAGGAGAACGGAGAGTCCTTAAGGATGTTCATGGAACGTTTCGGGAGAGTTGCCCTAGGAATCCGAAATCTCAGCCCCGAAGTCACCATGCACCATATGATAACAGCATTAAAACCGGGGCCGTTTGCTGACAGCTTGTGCAAGAAACCTGCGACTAGCTTAGACGAATTGAGACAACGAGCGTCAAAGTTCATGCAAATGGAAGAACTGAGAGAGTTTCGGAATCACGTGAGGATTGATGGAAGTGAAAGAAAACAAACAGAGAAAGAAAGTAGACCTATGGTTAGAAGAGCCAGGGAAGAATTCAGAAGCCGGAGATTCCAGCAATACACACCCTTGAATACGAACAGAGCAAGGGTCTTACAAGAAGTCATGTCCACAGAAATTATACCACCACCTAGGAAAGCACGAACACCGGAAAATGCCGACCGTACCAAACATTGTGAGtatcataaaaatcatggcCATCATACAGAGGAATGTATCGGATTAAAAGACAGAATAGAGGAGTTGGTTCAAGCAGGGCAATTAAAACGCTTTGTTCAAGGAGGAAACGTAAGACTGAGGATGAGCCCGGGAAGAAGGGTGCAAGGGATAGAAGCAGGAGAAAGAAGGGTAGAGAGAGtcgaaagagaaaaaagaatagATAAAAAAGATGGCAGAAGAAGTGGGAGATCAGAAGAACGAAACAACAGAGTTTACCAAAACACACAACCAATGAGAAGAAGCAGGGAACGAAGTTTGGGAAGACCCGTCAGGGGGTTTATAAATACTATTTCTGGTGGTTTCTCTGGAAAGGAGTCGTCATCAGCAAGAAAACAACATTGGAGAAGCATCAGGACCATCAATCACATCTTCAAAAAAAGAACtttgccaccaatgctttttACAGACGAGGATTTTCAAGACATTGATCCTGACCATGACGATCCCATGGTAATAACAGTCGAAATAGCCGAATACGCCATCATGAAAACCTTGGTCGATCAAGGGAGCTCAGTGGATATTCTGTTTTGGGATACTTTCAAAAGATTACATCTAAAAGAAGAAGACATTGTACCTTTCCGAGAACAAATCATCGGGTTTTCAGACGAAAGAGTTAGTACGAAAGGATATATTGACCTGATGACTACCTTTGGAAGAGGAACTAAGACCAAAAAGATCAAGATCAGATATTTGGTGGTAGATGCTTCCACGTCCTATAATGTGTTGTTAGGACGATCTTCTTTGAATGAGTTGGGAGCAATAGTCTCAACCCCGCATTTAGCAATGAAATTCCCAACCGAAAAGGGGGAGATCGCGACTGTTTATGTTAACCAAAGGGATGCTCGAGAATGTTATGCAATAGGTTTGAAGATGAACCTGAAAGAACACACAGATACCGAAAGAATGGTGGCGATGGCAGATCTAGATCCGAGAATCAATGATGAAAGACTAGAACCAAAAGAAGAGACTACGGCTGTAATACTCGGACAGGACGAGAAGCAATGCACTTATATAAGTGGCAGCCTACCCGAAGACTTGTTACACAAACTCATCACATTGTTACGTACTAACAAAGACTTATTTGCCTGGACGCCATCTGATATACCTGGAATTGATCTGAGGATAATTTGTCATAAATTTGCCGAGAAGCGAAACCGGTATCTCAGAAACGAAGAAAGTTGGGGGAGGAAAGACGACAAGCAGCAATAG